Genomic window (Tripterygium wilfordii isolate XIE 37 chromosome 11, ASM1340144v1, whole genome shotgun sequence):
TAGTTTGTTGTTGGGTTTTGTCTCGATAAGTTTCATCCTATCCATTAGGTGGAGAAAATTACATGTGACACTCTGTATTGATTTTTAACTAATCAATTAGATCTTttaacctttaaaaaaaaaaaaactacgtaCGTCAAATCATAACGTGTAGATATAACCGTTTCATATACAGAGATCCTATGATTGAACCTAATCGCATATCATGAAACATAACATAATGATTATGGCGATGGCGATATGTAAACAAAAAACAACTACCTATAAAGCAAGACCTTATAAGTAGTAGATGATGGCGATGGCGATGGCGGGTCAAAATAATTATGCTAAAAGACCAAATCAGTTGCAGTTAAAATATTGCAATTGGGAGCAAAAATGAAGACTATAAGTCTTAAGAAAGACTTTTGTGCTCCACAATAAAGCAAGAAATGGAAGGAGAACCATGCATGCATGCGTATGACAAACGTCCTTTCACTCTTTCTTCACATTTccctcttcattttctttgttaaaTCAGTCATAATCTATTCATTAAACATCACATGACCATGTCTTTAAACGTTCGTATAAGGTAAAAGAACGTCAAAGTAATGTATTGGGATGGATCCATAACTTATATCTTTAGATTTTAGATTGAGATGGGTAATTTTTTATCCAACACAAACCAATATGctgaattcaattttttttttttatcgaacATCACACTTTTACAGAAGGGAAACAACATAAACAAATACATTATGAGAATACACGGAAAATTGTATCATATTTGGACTTAATTACTagtgaaaaacagaaaaatccaCCCGTAGGTAGCCCTTATTTGAAATCAATCTGAAGTACCTTCACCTTCAAGCAATGTTATATAAATCCCTAATCCCCTGTATATCGTCCCCATGCAAGCTCATGGTCACTCCAGTAGCAATAGAAGGAAACATAATAGCCCCTTCAACAGAACTATGTCCCAGACCAAGAAGATGTCCTATTTCATGCAACGCAACAGTCTCCATGTCATAGGCCCCTTGGGTCGCACCCACAGACCACGGTTCATCTGAATCATAGTGAAATCGTCCATCTTGTGGCGCATAAGCGTGGGCTAAGGTTCCACCACGTCCGTCAAATGAATTTCCATCGCCGTGATCACCACTGTGAAAGCTAATAGTAATATCAGCATTTGTGTAATCTTGCGTTTGAGTGAAGTCGAAGTGTGTGTTGCCAGCCCATGTCATGAAAGCCCGTGTAACAGGAGTGATAGCATCACTTCGGGTTCCAGGAAGGAATCCGTATGtgagatggtattttgaagCAGGCCACTTGGGCTCTCCACGAAAGAAAGAGTAATGAGAGACTGTGCGGAAATTATGAGAGCTTAGAAGGTGTCGTTTCTTGCCCACGCGCATTGAAGTTGTACCATTGACTATATCAGCCACGCCACAACGAGACATCATCATTTTTGATACGGTGTTGGAGTCCAAAACACCAGTAGCCTTTATATGGTAGTTGAGCTGGTAAGTTTTGACAGCAGACTCCAAAAGATCGTCGAAATCATCGTcattggcatgagaatgattgttGGTATAGCTCAAGTAACCAAATTTTTCGAGGTACTTTTTGAGCTTGTTGACATCTTTGACCTTCTCGCCTTTGTGACATCCTTGAAGATGCTTAAGGAATTCGAATGGGGATTGTTTTTGGTGATCATGTTCATCATCTGAGTGTGCTGAGACTATTTGAGAAACGAGAAAGAAGAGCAGAAAAGCTTTTGTTGCCATGGTAATTGAGAAGGCAAATAGAGATTGATTGGTGTGAGGAGTAGCTTATGTTCCCTCTCTATTTATAGACTTGATCATGACTATATAAAAGGAATTAAGTAACGAATAGAAGACATTACGAGGTCTAGTCATGGCGTGGAAATAAGACCATGTCAtataagaaaatagaaaacaagagTGCATAGACTTTGTGTTGATCAGGTCATGAGAgggattattaattaattatatggtgGACCAAAGCAATAGGCTCCCTAAGCAGCAGCCCATGGCCAGACTTAAATTAATCAAACCTAGCCTAAATAACACGCAAGTGGACttaatattttacaaaatgaaGACTCCTCGCAAGACTCAACAATCGTCCCACGCGTAAAAcaaattcctttctttttcctgttgATTGTTTTACAAATTTTATCAATTAGCTAGAATCCGGAAAGGTGATTCGGTTGGTACTtaattgggttagacatatatgtgtttaatgttcaatttcaatgaaaaacatattcgcAAGGGAATGGACTTCACCATAATTATGacttgtttttttggttttgcatATCCATCTTTATTTGGTCTTCGAATATTTGAGATATTAATTGCATTACATTACATCTACAACTCAACTCTGCAATTGCCGGTCACCACTTGGCTCTTTCAACTGTGAACTATATCACCTGATTCATTCGGCTGCGTCTTTGTTATTTGAGTTCTCTtagcttttgtttgtttgttaaaaaATGAAGAACTATTTGTAATAGAACAAAAATTGCTTAAAACTATTATTAGTGATGTcattttaatttaaatacaCATGTTCAAACACTCTTATTCACATATTAATTTATGTacacatattctaacacttttAAAGGGCTAGGTTGATAGGGTGTATGCCTAGCATCTCGAGACGTTGGGCAACGCCCAGCTACCAAACGGGCAATATATACGGTGTTGTATATGCCACCAAAATAAATGTTCATTCGAAGAGAGTTTTTTCATATGCCGTGGCTTTTTCTCTTCAATACCCCTAAGGTCTTTGCTTCGTGTGAAGCTTTTAGGGCTAATAAATTGCGATACAtgtttttgatatagtattttGTATGGATTTGTCGTCATTTTCACTGCATTATGCGATCTCCCGATTAATTAAAATTGCAGGTGCTCAATCtacattcacaaaaaaaaaaaaatcaagatggGCCACTAACAACCCGCAAGACACGTAAGTAACAATTATTGTACCTGCATACAATTATTGTATGAGTATGTATGATCCAAGTTTTATGTCATCGTCCACTGAAAATGAAAACGAACttgagtttttactttttaatcttTTATTATGGGAGTATTATACTGTAACGATGGTAACTATTTCTCAAcgctatttcaaaaaataataatgataactaGTAAATTTTACAGAGTCATAAGTTATAgagttaatataatttttagaaattaaaaaatataacttaGTTTAACTCGATCATCTATTTTTCAATCATTTCAACTTAGGtatgtaaaattttaaaatgttacaAAACATTCAACAGATTTCGTACTTCTCGAACTGTTaaatttcctttgtgatattaaaaaaaaaagtgtatgtgacatcaaaaataaaaaaaaataatttctctgAAAGACCCACTTTatctctctctactctctcaTCTTATCTATCTTCTCTTCCGAATCCATGTCTGCAACATCCAAaccctgcaaaaaaaaaaaaaaaatcgaatttGAGATTGGAATTGCTGAGAGAAGAGGCCACCTTACATTATTAGCATTGACTCTTGCGAAGAAAGAACCAGAAGATTAGAAATCAAAAAATTCAACAGATGACCAATTTTTCATCAGAGAAGCTGGCCATCCCTAGCTGCACTTGCCCATCAGAGAGACCAAACTGCAGAACTCATCAGAGAGgggagaattgagaatttaccTTTTATATAGATTAGAGCGAGTAAAGATGAATAAAAGCATAATAGTTCTAGCAAGTGACTGAACGGACTAAGAACATCCACAATGGATGCTTGATATTAGAGTTCTTAAGCACTTAAAATACTATTTTCAAGCACTTGGTGTCTACGATGGATCAAAACCAACACTTGAAGCAACTCTTAATATTAGTGAATACTTGACATTGCAAGAGCCTCTTAAGAGGATAAATTGGACCCACACAACCAATCATTATTTGACACATTGCAAACTTTCTCTTATTTTTTCTCTCCCCACTCCACTTCACTTTTTAAATTTGCAAAAGAGAGGGAAATGGTAAATTAATTCAAGTGCTTGTATTGTTTACCATTGTAGAAGACCTCTTGATATTTTGATGATGCACAACTATCAATGAAAAATGGAGCACTTGAAAATGAAGtcccattggagttgctctaagcctgaaagaagaaatcaaatgaaTATTGCCCAAGCCAAGTGCATATGTACTCAGAAAGCAATTCATCGATGGGACGGCAAAGAGTGTTTCTATCATGAGTTTAGGCACCTTTTGGGCTGGGGACGAACTACAATCGCACATTTGAAATAAAGGATGAGGACTACGGAGCCAGCGACTGTGAAATCGGCGGCGCAATGTTCCCTATTTGTCGAGGCGAACTGAGAAGAAGCAAGCAGAACGAGTTACTTGAGGTCACACTATAGCTACAGGACGACTCTATTTTAGTTTGCAGTGGTGCCAAAAATTCGGATGGATGAAAGCCAAGCTTCAAAGGCAAAAAAATTGAGCGCATAGAGAGCACTCGAACACCCACTGTTATTTGAAAGAGCAAATGTGGACCGCGGTTGTATGGGGAAAAGAAGAAGCTGGAGTTGTGTTTTTAATATAGATTATCATTCATTGTagatgagttttatcaggtaaatcttaattccattatttttttcaatggaatttcaaaaacaaatgaattagaACTAAAAAATGAGTTATATAATGTGTTTTACAAAACAATATAATCTATAttagaacaataaattttggacgaTGAATTTTGGgttaaaagagtggaaataaaattgttaaattgattaaatcaatggaataaatatGTTGGGCTCCCATGGACTATTAAACTGATGGGATACATGACATTttcgtttgtgtttttttttatttattgtcatATGTGTCatcacatttaaaaaaaaatgtgactGATTGAAAAGTCAAAAATCTACCCCTGTGACTAAGTTaaaacaatttgaaatttttttatacttAAAATAGAATGTTTGTAAATTGAGTGACCAAATTCAATTGATAAAAATTTTCACTAAAGCAAAGTTACATTAACCCCATAGTTATATGTTACCATTCTCCTTTCAACAATGTTAGAGATCCAAATAATAACTATCACATAAATATTCTAGGAACAATTTGTTTTATGTATTCAATAAATATGATGACATCATAACAAGAAATCCATTGAAAATCATATCCAAGCAATATTTATCACACACTATTGATATATTTAtgagattattattattgatatcTTTATCACTTCTGTtctcttttagttttttttttttttttttttttttgaaaaggtcaagAGACCATATATGTATTCATATACTCAGCTcgtgagtaaaagaaatggatgCCATTATAGGCACTCGGGCCACCATATAGGTGGAATACAATCAACCTCATAAAATGAAGGACAAAACAAAACAGTTTTTatctaaaacaaaacataacagAATAGCTCAATAGCAGTCATTAGCATGGCTTTGACGAGTTAAAGTCCAGAAAGACTTCTCCGCCTGAATAATATGCACAACCGAACAAGGTACCTCCTCAATCCAAACTCGCATGCCCTGAATAAGAAAGGCATGCTTAGCCATGGAATGGGCGGCTTCATTGGCGCACCAAACCTAGAAAATTGTACTTTGTTTAAACGCCAGAAGATGCAATCATAATGTCCCCTCTATCATTCTTCTTCTACTCCTTCTCCACCGCCATCATTACACCCACACCACCTCGCCCACCACTTTCTTCttgtatcatcatcatcatcatgactACTAACTCCCTCAACCTTGAGaccataatcatcatcatcattatcactaTACCAACCAAGAAACCcaaaaaagcaaaacaagaaatGAATACACTTGTCTTCTCGAGGAATATATAACAGAGACTCACTCATCCAGACTACACGCGAGGCGCTGGTTTTGACTACTTGTTGAAGGCCTTGAAGGAAGGAAGCAAGCTAGGGTGTGTGTGTGGTCTTGTTTTGTGTGACTTTTTCAAGAGTCGTTTTATTTCTGTTGTTGTTGGGGGAATCAAGCATCTCGGTCCGATTACTTACTTTCTTCCTAATCCTATCCTTGCCGAATCAAGCATCTATTGATAATATGTGGGTTTCTGTGAAGTATTAATTACTAGAGTATAGATTATAATATGGATCTTGTTGTTGTACTTGCATAAAGTTCTGATCTTTCTGGGTTTGGGTTTGCTTTAATTAACCTACTATTGAAGTTACTACTTGATTGCTAGTTAGGTTGTGAGAAAATCTGTGTATGGTTTGTTtgagagaaaaaatatatatagatctagggtttttgttcaataaagaacaaaaaccCTAGATCTATATGTGTTTTAATGGTTATCTGTCTTTGAAGTTCATCTTCTTTTCATGCAATATTAATTTTCAGATTAATCTGGCCGATTAGTCTTCTTAAATTAAGGTAATTTATACTTTTTGATCTATACAAGCATATAATGAATCTGCATATTTATTGACCACTTGCGTTTCTTACACTCACATCTTTTGAAATTGTAGGCAGTGCATGATTGATTAATGGATAAGATGTTTAGGTGTTCTTGTTATCATTATCTGTTTTGTCACTAGCTATTCTTAATTTCCACCCATTCATTatcatgtatgtgtgtgtgtgtgtgtatatatgtttgtgtgtgtgcgTATACACACAGATACACACGCAACACTCAAGGTACTTCTTGTTCAATATTCTAATATATACTATTTTGTGCAACttaattgctttttttttccccttcagttctttcttcatttgggtTTTCCTTATGTgagtattcttcttcttcttgtcgtGATTTGTTTATCTGAGAAGAACTGCATGACAACGTCATAATAATACAAGGTGCTGCATTGCAAAATTAATAGCATATACACTAGTGTATAATTTCATACattgaaaattgattttgaCCCGTTTGGTAGAGAGATTGCCAAGCATTATACTAAACCAAACAGGCAAGAAACGGCAGTGTATGCCCCGTCAGTCATACTATGTACCAAAGTAGTAGCCTTTATAAGTATATGTATGCATGTCTGTGTAATTCTTTTAGAAACTATTTAGTCATGGAATTATTCACCTCTAAGCGGTGGAGCATGCGTCTTGATGCATAAAATGTCTTATGGTTATGTATttgttggcactaaaaatatCCACTTTTCGGTGACAACAGTATGATAACTAGTATATACCACTTCTCTTTGAATGACATTTAATTTGTTTGAGCAAACATATGGAACTGTTTTTATGTCGTGATTTGTTCATGTTCACAACATACAATATTTCAaaaagagaaggagaaagagaagCCATGGATAGTATTGTTTCACTTTTACCATAACTTTCCAGAGATTTCaataacaaaaatgttagggatcctaaTAAAAAGCATCTCAATTGTCCCAGTAGTGAATTTTgtctcttgattgatgtaagtgtagcgCTTCACAAAACCTGGTGGttgaaccagagagtgacacatcgaTTACTGAAATGATTGACAAAACCTGGTAATTGAATCAGAGAGTTACACATCGACTACTGGAATGATTGAGATGTTTTTTTACTGGGATTCCCATTACTtctgttgtgaggtgagttattTGGGCTTGTTAATGTTGGATTGGACCAGTGTCAAGTAACATAACGGGCCCTCTGGATGTTGAACTGGACCACTGTCATGTAACATTGGCTGACTGCAGGCTACATTAACATATGGGCCCTCTCGCGTAGCTTCCaggttattttttttatttcttcgcAGATATTTTTTTTACTACGAGTGGTAGCGCCGTAGCGGGCGGTTCAGGCCCACATCTAAATTATCGAAAATAAAATTGGAAATAATCCAATTCTAAATTCAGTCGAAAATATTAAACCAAAAggtaaaaaataaattgaaaattttcaaatagagTAGCAATCTCTCTCTTTACAGACATTAAGTGAGGATCGAAGGATGGTTATTTCTCAGGCGACTTGCTGTGGCTTCGGCGGTGCAATCGCTTCGGCAGGATTCGTTTGTACTTCCAGAACTTCCCTTCACCGCCTCGTTGTTCGTGCCCAAGGTAGACCTCTTTCGCTTCCTCGATCATTGAATCGAATGCACTCGATTTCTCTTCTCATTTCAAATCCTCGTTAAgttaattttgaaagttctgTTCAAATAATGTGTAGattgcttttgttttctttctacaGTGGAACCGTCGGAGAAATCGGTTGAAATTATGAGGAAGTTCTCGGAGCAATATGCACGCAAGTCCGGGACCTACTTCTGTGTGGACAAGGGAGTCACTTCTGTTGTTATCAAGGTAATTTGCGAGTACTGTAGAATTCCAGGTTTCACTTCTCGGccatttttgaaatttgttttttggaaATTTTGCATGGGATAGTTCCTGATTGAAAGGATTCAAGATATGTAGGTTCGTTCGATGGATTTAGAGTTAACATATAAGAGAAAAGTATAATTTTGGGGCAATGGCAGAACCAATGGAGATATTCATTTTCACCTTAAAATTTGTCTTTATAAATTGCTAAAATGAGAAGGCGTAGTGTGGTCCCTTTGAAGTGTGAAATTATTTTACCTTTATATTTGTTATGGATTGCTGGAATGAAAAGGAGTGGCTCGGTCTCGGACTGGACCTGCCAGAAACTTGGAGGTCTTGAGTTTTTGCCTGGCACATCTGGATTTAAAATGGTGCTAGGTGTCTGGGGCTGATGGCTGATGGCTGTCCTAGGTGCTCCAACCTTGGAGAGGTTTCGCTCTCTTAAATAGAATAGGTGTGGTAATGGCATTGAAGCATGAAGTAGGGCAAGAATAAAGTAGACGAGAAAGCACATATTTGTGGGATGTTTGGAAACCTGGTTTGCTTTCCGTGATTTGcaattgtgaattgtgattacATGCATAAACTTTTGTTTATCTTACGGATTATGCTCTCCTTTAAGTtctgccattcatttctatctatgGTCATACTTCACCTCCTATTGAATTTATGTAATTTCTTACTACTTTAAGTAATGTCTTTTTTAGGTTTTCCTCTTCGCTTCCTACTCTTACCTATATAAATTCTCTTGATTTTCCTCACCGCTGCGTcgctatctctacgttgaatattatcataccatcttaaacaatTTTCACGCAATTTATCTTCTTTTAGTTTGCTATCTATTACCATACCcatattttctatttctatccATTCTAGTGTACCATAATTTAACATGTGTTTTCAATCTCTCTAGATTTTTCACCCACCTGTTTAGACTCCTATAGACAAATTATGTTAACCCTTTATCTAATCATGGTGTAAACTAGTTCAGTTAATCTGCCTGAAAGTGACCCTACTTTTTTACCCCCACCTTTCCATAATGGGGGAACCCGTGCCTATGTATCGTAATCATATAATCATGAACTAGCTTCTTTACCCCCACCCATGTATACAGCGCGTTGCTTATGGGGGACTCCCTAGTATGCCCTTTCTCATTTATCACTACACCCAAGGTCCGATGTAGCGCATCGCTGTTGAGATAAGGTTGTGCCAGCCCTCGCTCATCATCGATGCACCCGAGTCCGATACAACGCATCACGCGCAGGGAAATCCTATAcgaatttttcaatttgatttatGTTCATAGGTTTGTCAAAGTTGCACGAGAGTTCTAgtatttgaagtttttgaaatGTAGAGGATTCTAGTTTTTGGACTTTCTTTATTGAATTAGTTGTGTACTCAGGTGACTCGTGGATCTGCCATCAATTATGCTGAAATGTACGACAAAATCATTTTGAAATTCTGACGGGAGAACATGTGCGAAATTGGCTTTGATATGATTGAGTTTATTTTCGTGACACTAGATCAACATGATAAATTACAAAATAGATGCTCTTAGTAACACTCCAAGAATGCCATATTCATTTATTTGCTCTGATGTGTTTCATTGTATCATATACTAACGTGGTTGTGGAATGTAAATAGGGCTTGGCTGATCATAAAGATGCTTTAGGTGCACCACTTTGCCCTTGTCGGTAAATTCCATATACCTTGATTTCCCTTGTTCTCCCAGTATAGTCACTAGAATCCTGAggattctattttattttatcttccaCCACTACTATCTAAGTCTGGATCTCCATTGGTTTTTTCAGGCATTATGATGACAAACCTGCCGAGGCAGGACAGGGCTTTTGGAACTGTCCCTGCGTCCCAATGCGAGAGAGGTAAATAAATGTCTGTCGAATAAAATGAATTATCTCCAAACAGATTGCTTTGAGTTATGAGGAGTCTTCTTCCATAATTCTGGACTATTGAAGTCTCTTGGTTTGGAGGTTCGAAGAGGGTGTCCTTTTTTGCTGTGGTGCCCATATAACCATACTTGTCAACGGTTCAAACCCATTCGGGGTGCTTGTGCTCCCATTTCCGAATAGGAGTGACTTTGATGTTTTTCAGATTCAAGCAAATAAAACTCGTTGGTATAATTTGCTGTGGTTCAACGCTGCTACTGGATTGCTTAGATTAGGAAGCAAAGACCCTTCATAAGAAGTTAGCAGTTACTGGGATTGCATCAGTTACATAGTgatttgaaataaaatactcaGAAAATTTCTTTTTGGAGGTTTTTCATGTTGAA
Coding sequences:
- the LOC120008884 gene encoding ferredoxin-thioredoxin reductase catalytic chain, chloroplastic-like, with translation MVISQATCCGFGGAIASAGFVCTSRTSLHRLVVRAQVEPSEKSVEIMRKFSEQYARKSGTYFCVDKGVTSVVIKGLADHKDALGAPLCPCRHYDDKPAEAGQGFWNCPCVPMRERKECHCMLFLTPENDFAGKDQTISLEEIKETTANM
- the LOC120009302 gene encoding metalloendoproteinase 3-MMP-like; amino-acid sequence: MATKAFLLFFLVSQIVSAHSDDEHDHQKQSPFEFLKHLQGCHKGEKVKDVNKLKKYLEKFGYLSYTNNHSHANDDDFDDLLESAVKTYQLNYHIKATGVLDSNTVSKMMMSRCGVADIVNGTTSMRVGKKRHLLSSHNFRTVSHYSFFRGEPKWPASKYHLTYGFLPGTRSDAITPVTRAFMTWAGNTHFDFTQTQDYTNADITISFHSGDHGDGNSFDGRGGTLAHAYAPQDGRFHYDSDEPWSVGATQGAYDMETVALHEIGHLLGLGHSSVEGAIMFPSIATGVTMSLHGDDIQGIRDLYNIA